A single genomic interval of Bradyrhizobium sp. sBnM-33 harbors:
- a CDS encoding aldehyde dehydrogenase family protein, whose protein sequence is MASYTAIGPHDLNQLSAAARSELEHGGRMLIDGEFVDAPSKLPVIDPSSGKAISEICDASPADVDAAVGAARRAFESGPWRNTPPAEREKLLWRLAESIEEHADLLSELESVDVGMPRWMSRNLDVAGTAGVVRYMAGWPTKIGGRTTDVTVPIPGSEFVGFTTKEPVGVIGAIIPWNVPLMLAVWKLAPALAAGCTIVLKPSEDACLSVLALARLVMQVGIPPGVVNVVTGGASAGEALVSHPDIDKITFTGSTATGRRIAEVAARKSKKLTLELGGKSPQLLFADADFEAAIKGIGDAIFLNSGQVCVAGSRLYVERRRYEETVERLAQHAKSLAMGPALSDATVIGPLVSRRQQDRVLSAVKKAAEQGAVIATGSPEVESPGFHVRPTIVAGTRNSMDVVREEIFGPILSVAAFDDVDEAIALANDTEYGLSACIWTSNLSTAHRVARRIRSGKVAVNTEPLPYPALPEGGRKASGYGRDLGQESIESFLEVKSILIRTA, encoded by the coding sequence ATGGCGAGTTATACGGCAATCGGCCCCCATGATCTGAATCAGTTATCCGCCGCGGCCCGCAGCGAGCTTGAGCACGGCGGGCGTATGCTCATCGATGGCGAGTTTGTAGATGCGCCGTCGAAGCTGCCGGTCATCGATCCTTCGTCCGGCAAGGCAATCTCCGAAATTTGCGATGCAAGCCCGGCTGATGTCGACGCCGCCGTGGGTGCGGCGCGCCGGGCCTTCGAGTCGGGTCCCTGGCGCAATACCCCTCCTGCGGAACGCGAGAAATTGCTGTGGCGGCTCGCCGAATCCATTGAGGAACATGCCGACTTGCTTTCCGAGCTGGAGAGCGTCGATGTCGGAATGCCACGCTGGATGTCGCGCAATCTCGATGTCGCGGGTACCGCCGGCGTTGTTCGTTACATGGCGGGCTGGCCAACCAAAATCGGCGGCCGCACCACCGATGTTACCGTACCAATTCCCGGCTCCGAATTCGTCGGCTTCACCACGAAGGAGCCGGTCGGGGTCATTGGTGCCATCATCCCCTGGAATGTTCCCTTGATGCTGGCGGTATGGAAGCTGGCGCCGGCACTTGCCGCGGGTTGCACCATCGTGTTGAAGCCGTCGGAAGATGCCTGCTTGAGCGTATTGGCGCTGGCGCGGCTGGTGATGCAGGTCGGTATTCCGCCCGGTGTCGTCAACGTCGTGACTGGTGGAGCCTCGGCAGGCGAGGCGCTCGTGAGCCACCCCGACATCGACAAGATCACGTTTACAGGCTCCACTGCCACGGGACGTCGCATCGCCGAGGTTGCGGCGCGCAAATCGAAGAAACTAACGCTGGAGCTCGGCGGCAAATCGCCACAACTGCTTTTTGCCGACGCCGATTTCGAGGCGGCGATCAAGGGTATCGGCGACGCAATCTTCCTCAATTCCGGTCAAGTATGCGTTGCAGGCTCGCGCCTTTACGTCGAGCGGCGGCGTTACGAGGAGACCGTCGAGCGTCTTGCGCAACATGCCAAATCGCTTGCGATGGGACCGGCACTCTCGGACGCGACGGTGATCGGTCCGCTCGTCAGCCGGCGCCAGCAGGATCGGGTGCTGAGCGCGGTCAAAAAGGCCGCCGAGCAGGGGGCGGTGATCGCAACCGGCTCCCCGGAAGTGGAATCCCCGGGCTTTCACGTCCGCCCGACCATCGTGGCCGGAACGCGCAACAGCATGGATGTCGTCCGCGAGGAAATCTTCGGTCCGATTCTCTCGGTTGCGGCGTTCGACGACGTCGACGAGGCTATCGCCTTGGCCAATGACACGGAATACGGCCTCTCGGCCTGCATCTGGACCTCAAATCTGTCGACGGCGCACCGCGTCGCCCGGCGCATCAGGTCGGGCAAGGTCGCGGTCAACACCGAGCCTTTGCCATATCCGGCTTTGCCGGAAGGCGGCCGCAAAGCGTCGGGCTATGGGCGTGACCTCGGTCAGGAGTCGATTGAGAGCTTTCTCGAGGTGAAATCGATCCTGATCCGCACGGCGTGA
- a CDS encoding ABC transporter substrate-binding protein: MKGIIIAAVRTLAVVAATAAQISATQAQTPFRIAVVTPLSGTLSVINIPGQNAAKMVAEAINAGTLPTPYTGKGIGGRQIELTFLDENGGNARQVSEFRALVERRGADAVMGFGSAATCLAIAPVAEELKVLTIMSTCATPRIFEDGKYEYVFRTAAHTTMDSAALALYVKARMPNVKTMGHINPNFALGQDSWRDFFAAMKAVKPEVQVVVEQWPTLGSGQYSAEISALAGKQPDIIHTTLVGSDLEAFINQMTPRGLNRDSRLLTPFLELAMFRMGKQIPDGLIFTARGTNGLFAPPSPLNDWFSSNYRERFKEPPVFTAYQYANALLALKTAADRAAKDGKTPSAVEIAAALKGATFETPSGPIRMALGNGHQAIQDTAIGEIFFDKTKNVQSVRNVTRFPAECVNPPEGMASEAWLKNGMPGADCTKIKNDE, encoded by the coding sequence ATGAAGGGTATCATCATCGCGGCGGTCCGGACGTTGGCCGTCGTCGCTGCCACCGCAGCACAGATTTCAGCAACCCAGGCGCAAACGCCGTTCCGCATTGCGGTAGTAACCCCGTTGTCGGGTACGCTATCCGTCATCAATATTCCGGGACAAAATGCGGCAAAGATGGTCGCCGAAGCCATCAACGCGGGAACACTGCCCACGCCTTATACGGGCAAGGGCATTGGTGGCCGGCAGATCGAACTCACATTTCTTGACGAGAACGGCGGAAATGCGCGCCAGGTCAGTGAATTTCGTGCCCTGGTCGAGCGCAGGGGGGCAGATGCGGTGATGGGCTTCGGCTCGGCCGCGACCTGCCTTGCCATCGCGCCGGTCGCCGAGGAACTAAAGGTCCTTACGATCATGTCGACCTGCGCGACGCCGCGCATCTTCGAGGATGGCAAGTACGAATACGTCTTCAGAACCGCGGCGCACACGACGATGGATAGTGCGGCGCTCGCGCTCTACGTGAAGGCGCGGATGCCGAACGTCAAGACGATGGGGCATATCAATCCGAACTTCGCGCTCGGCCAGGATTCATGGCGCGATTTCTTTGCCGCCATGAAGGCCGTCAAGCCCGAGGTCCAGGTGGTCGTCGAGCAATGGCCGACGCTGGGATCGGGCCAGTACTCGGCGGAGATTTCGGCCCTGGCCGGCAAGCAGCCGGACATCATCCACACCACTCTGGTCGGCAGCGATCTGGAAGCCTTCATCAACCAGATGACGCCGCGAGGCCTCAACCGCGATTCCAGGTTACTGACTCCGTTCCTTGAACTCGCGATGTTTCGGATGGGCAAGCAGATCCCCGATGGGCTCATTTTCACCGCCCGCGGCACCAATGGCCTGTTTGCTCCGCCATCGCCGCTGAATGACTGGTTCTCGTCAAATTATCGCGAGCGCTTCAAGGAGCCGCCTGTCTTCACCGCCTATCAATATGCAAACGCGCTGCTTGCTCTTAAGACTGCGGCGGATCGGGCCGCCAAGGACGGAAAGACGCCTTCGGCAGTCGAAATCGCTGCGGCCCTCAAGGGAGCGACGTTTGAAACGCCAAGCGGACCCATTCGCATGGCGCTCGGCAACGGACATCAGGCGATCCAGGATACCGCCATCGGGGAAATATTCTTCGATAAGACGAAAAACGTTCAGTCCGTTCGCAATGTGACGCGCTTTCCCGCGGAGTGCGTCA